Proteins encoded within one genomic window of Amycolatopsis nigrescens CSC17Ta-90:
- a CDS encoding lipase family protein, producing the protein MRVRVTRRGVAAAVAALVLTGAGLVSAAATGPAQAAPAPAAADPWPPDDSFYVPPSPLPAGKPGDVLRWRPSKPGPSSKTVNAWQVMYLSTDALGKPNAVTGTVLLAKNADPATAPVVALTPGTHGPAFQCAPSKMLSIGAFYEQPALDGLLGAGYAVAMTDYEGYQPEPKTTYMVGQSMGHATLDSVRAAMRLPEAGLSADAKVAVRGYSQGGGAAMWAGQQQPEYAPELKLVGVAGGGVPADLVQVSLSLEGKRGFGFLVYALMGLDAAYPELKLDSYLNDHGRTEFAKMRAGACTADLLLDYSNRKLIEFMAKSPVLEPAWLARIKENKLGATPIKVPVFDYHGTRDDIVSFRQAETLRNDYCKLGVAVTWKTYDSDHITPIYTGNADALQFLADRFADKPAAPNC; encoded by the coding sequence ATGCGAGTTCGTGTCACCCGCCGCGGTGTGGCCGCCGCCGTGGCCGCACTGGTGCTGACCGGGGCCGGGCTCGTATCGGCCGCCGCGACCGGCCCGGCGCAGGCCGCTCCCGCACCGGCGGCAGCCGACCCCTGGCCGCCTGACGACAGCTTCTACGTGCCCCCGAGCCCGCTGCCCGCGGGCAAGCCGGGTGACGTGCTCCGCTGGCGTCCGTCGAAGCCGGGGCCGTCGAGCAAGACGGTCAACGCGTGGCAGGTGATGTACCTGTCCACCGACGCGCTGGGCAAGCCGAACGCGGTCACCGGCACGGTGCTGCTGGCCAAGAACGCCGACCCGGCCACCGCCCCGGTCGTCGCACTCACCCCTGGCACGCACGGCCCCGCGTTCCAGTGCGCGCCGTCGAAGATGCTGTCCATCGGCGCGTTCTACGAACAGCCCGCGCTCGACGGCCTGCTCGGTGCCGGCTACGCGGTCGCGATGACCGACTACGAGGGTTACCAGCCGGAGCCGAAGACGACCTACATGGTGGGCCAGTCCATGGGGCACGCGACGCTCGATTCGGTGCGTGCCGCGATGCGCCTGCCCGAGGCCGGGCTGTCGGCCGACGCGAAGGTGGCGGTGCGCGGTTACTCCCAGGGCGGGGGCGCGGCGATGTGGGCCGGGCAGCAGCAGCCGGAGTACGCGCCGGAGCTGAAACTGGTCGGCGTGGCCGGCGGCGGGGTCCCGGCGGACCTGGTCCAGGTCTCGCTGTCGCTGGAGGGCAAGCGCGGCTTCGGTTTCCTCGTCTACGCCCTGATGGGCCTGGACGCGGCCTATCCCGAGCTGAAGCTGGACAGCTATCTGAACGACCACGGGCGCACCGAGTTCGCCAAGATGCGCGCCGGTGCCTGCACCGCGGACCTGCTGCTGGACTACTCGAACCGCAAGCTGATCGAGTTCATGGCGAAGAGCCCGGTGCTGGAACCGGCGTGGCTGGCCAGGATCAAGGAGAACAAGCTGGGCGCCACGCCCATCAAGGTCCCGGTCTTCGACTACCACGGCACCCGCGACGACATCGTCAGCTTCCGCCAGGCCGAGACGCTGCGCAACGACTACTGCAAGCTCGGCGTCGCGGTGACCTGGAAGACCTACGACTCGGACCACATCACCCCGATCTACACCGGGAACGCCGACGCACTCCAGTTCCTCGCCGACCGGTTCGCCGACAAACCCGCCGCGCCCAACTGCTGA
- a CDS encoding GNAT family N-acetyltransferase: MTIALTAVDEPDKPVLANLVQFYQYDFSEIRDLELTRHGTFTYRYLDPYFTEDAREAYFITVDGELAGFAMARHDADEDGSWNVAEFFVVRRHRRRGVARDAARQLFSKHPGPWTLSFDHGNPAAAALWRSVAGSVATGTVTESDRYPPDTDVAITRLRFHVAGGA; encoded by the coding sequence ATGACCATTGCGCTCACCGCCGTCGACGAGCCGGACAAACCCGTGCTGGCGAACTTGGTGCAGTTCTACCAGTACGACTTCTCCGAGATTCGCGACCTCGAATTGACCCGGCATGGCACCTTTACCTACCGCTACCTGGATCCGTACTTCACCGAAGACGCCAGGGAGGCGTACTTCATCACCGTCGACGGTGAACTCGCCGGTTTCGCCATGGCACGCCACGACGCGGACGAGGACGGCTCGTGGAACGTCGCGGAGTTCTTCGTCGTCCGCCGCCACCGCAGGCGGGGTGTGGCGCGGGACGCGGCCCGCCAGCTGTTCTCGAAACATCCTGGGCCGTGGACGCTGTCCTTCGACCACGGCAACCCGGCCGCGGCCGCCCTGTGGCGTTCCGTCGCCGGCTCGGTCGCGACGGGAACCGTCACCGAGAGCGACCGGTATCCGCCCGACACGGACGTCGCCATCACCCGGCTCCGGTTCCACGTGGCCGGCGGCGCCTAG
- a CDS encoding ATP-binding protein translates to MATEHAPTDSLPAELTSYVGRHTEILEVTRLLSTGSLVTLTGPGGVGKTRLATRVAAAARPTFHDDVVFVGLAELREPDLLVNTVAERLGLGDRSARPPIERLVDQLRTRRLLLVLDNCEHLIEACARLVGALLGSCPDLVVLATSRQSLGVAGERVMPVPPLAVPEAGEPMTGQSEYDAVRLFVDRATAVVPSFTITEDSAEDVARLCRALDGLPLAIELAAVRLRSLSVRQLTDRLNKRFTLLTGGRRSGPSRHATFQALVDWSHELCTEQERLLWARTSVFPGSFDLDAAEAVCSGDGLDRHAVLDVLDGLIDKSILVREEQHGVVRYRMLETVRQYGEDRLRAAGQVRSLKRRHRDWYQELTRRFQAEWLGPDQVAWIDRLKREHANLRGALDFCASDPVEAEAGLLMIPTFKEYWLLRGNNTEGRLWLAKLLEIAPADTPGRADAQWMSGFLALVQGDMPAYESALATATELAEQTGDERSTAYIHHVRAYAALIGNKGEQAAELFHTATTMFRTQQDLGGDLWATYNYGLALALAGDLGRARKVLEECVETCTARGEVFWRSWALWSRSAAEYLYGDLQQALDASLELLRLQRRVDDQTILAFALTVLAGCATHGGKLTRAAKLLGAATAVWQLLGASPTNYAAFVEPMQRDIALVTGGLGEETALREFTAGTALSPQQALRYALGEESETSVRPSDTPLTRRETQIAELVAKGMTNREIADQLVIARRTAETHVDHILTKLGFTNRAQIAAWVVESRRP, encoded by the coding sequence ATGGCTACGGAGCACGCTCCGACGGATTCTCTGCCTGCGGAGCTGACTTCCTACGTCGGCCGTCACACGGAGATCCTCGAGGTCACCCGCCTGCTGAGCACCGGCTCGCTGGTCACGCTGACCGGCCCCGGCGGGGTCGGCAAGACCAGGCTGGCCACCAGGGTGGCAGCCGCGGCACGGCCGACCTTCCACGACGACGTGGTCTTCGTCGGGCTCGCCGAACTGCGGGAGCCGGACCTGCTGGTGAACACCGTCGCCGAACGGCTCGGCCTCGGCGACCGGTCGGCGCGGCCGCCGATCGAACGGCTGGTGGACCAGCTCCGCACCCGGCGGCTGCTGCTGGTGCTGGACAACTGCGAGCACCTGATCGAGGCGTGCGCGCGGCTGGTCGGCGCCCTGCTGGGTTCCTGCCCCGACCTGGTCGTGCTGGCGACCAGCCGTCAGTCGCTCGGGGTGGCCGGCGAGCGGGTGATGCCGGTGCCGCCGCTGGCGGTGCCCGAGGCCGGCGAGCCGATGACGGGCCAGAGCGAGTACGACGCGGTGCGGCTGTTCGTGGACAGGGCGACCGCGGTGGTGCCGTCCTTCACCATCACCGAGGACAGCGCCGAGGACGTGGCCAGGCTGTGCCGGGCGCTGGACGGCCTGCCGCTGGCCATCGAGCTGGCCGCGGTGCGGCTGCGGTCGCTGTCGGTCCGCCAGCTCACCGACCGGCTGAACAAGCGGTTCACCCTGCTCACCGGGGGCCGCCGGTCCGGCCCGAGCCGGCACGCGACCTTCCAGGCGCTGGTCGACTGGAGCCACGAGCTGTGCACCGAGCAGGAACGGCTGCTCTGGGCGCGCACGTCGGTGTTCCCCGGGAGTTTCGACCTCGACGCGGCCGAAGCGGTCTGCTCCGGCGACGGCCTCGACCGGCACGCCGTGCTCGACGTGCTGGACGGCCTGATCGACAAATCGATCCTGGTGCGCGAAGAGCAGCACGGGGTGGTGCGGTACCGGATGCTGGAGACCGTGCGGCAGTACGGCGAAGACCGGCTGCGCGCGGCGGGCCAGGTGCGGTCGCTGAAGCGGCGGCACCGGGACTGGTACCAGGAGCTGACCAGGCGGTTCCAGGCCGAATGGCTCGGGCCGGACCAGGTCGCCTGGATCGACCGGCTCAAACGCGAGCACGCCAACCTGCGCGGGGCGCTGGACTTCTGCGCCAGCGATCCCGTCGAGGCGGAGGCGGGGCTGCTGATGATCCCCACCTTCAAGGAGTACTGGCTGCTGCGCGGCAACAACACCGAGGGCAGGCTCTGGCTGGCGAAGCTGCTGGAGATCGCCCCGGCCGACACTCCAGGCCGGGCCGACGCACAGTGGATGTCCGGCTTCCTCGCACTGGTGCAGGGCGACATGCCGGCCTACGAAAGCGCGCTGGCGACGGCGACCGAGCTGGCCGAGCAGACCGGCGACGAGCGGAGCACGGCCTACATCCACCACGTACGGGCCTACGCCGCGCTGATCGGCAACAAGGGCGAGCAGGCCGCCGAGCTGTTCCACACCGCGACCACGATGTTCCGCACCCAGCAGGATCTCGGCGGCGACCTGTGGGCCACCTACAACTACGGCCTCGCACTGGCGCTGGCCGGCGACCTCGGCCGCGCCCGCAAGGTGCTGGAAGAGTGCGTGGAAACCTGCACCGCGCGCGGCGAAGTGTTCTGGCGGTCGTGGGCGCTGTGGTCCCGCAGCGCCGCCGAGTACCTCTACGGCGACCTCCAACAGGCACTGGATGCGAGCCTCGAACTACTGCGGCTGCAGCGCAGGGTGGACGACCAGACGATCCTCGCGTTCGCGCTGACCGTGCTGGCGGGCTGCGCGACCCATGGCGGGAAGCTGACGAGGGCGGCGAAACTGCTCGGCGCGGCCACCGCCGTCTGGCAGCTGCTCGGCGCCTCGCCGACCAACTACGCCGCCTTCGTCGAGCCGATGCAGCGCGACATCGCGCTGGTGACCGGCGGGCTCGGTGAGGAAACGGCGTTGCGGGAGTTCACCGCCGGCACCGCGCTGTCCCCCCAGCAGGCGCTGCGGTACGCCCTCGGCGAGGAGTCCGAGACCTCGGTCCGGCCTTCGGACACCCCGCTGACCAGACGGGAGACCCAGATCGCCGAGCTCGTGGCCAAGGGCATGACCAACCGCGAGATCGCCGACCAGCTGGTGATCGCGCGCCGCACCGCGGAGACCCATGTGGACCACATCCTGACCAAGCTGGGGTTCACCAACCGCGCGCAGATCGCCGCCTGGGTGGTGGAGTCCCGCCGCCCCTGA
- a CDS encoding 6-phospho-beta-glucosidase, whose amino-acid sequence MRLVLLGGGGFRVPLVHAGLLADPDRLVDELVLYDVSESRMHAIAAVLEAQAAGASRRPRLRLTTDLDDALTGADVVFSAIRAGGLRGRELDERIALKHGVLGQETVGAGGICYALRTIPVAMRIAERVAALAPDSWLINFTNPAGVVTAAMSAVLGDRVIGICDSPVGLCRRVAGALGVPMAKARFDYAGLNHLGWLRAVLVDGHDRLPGLLADEDALAGFEEGRLFGARWLRALGAVPNEYLHYYYFTREVLAQSLAQPDTRGQFLHRQQAGFFERVAGDPGEALGLWQATRAEREQTYLAEGRAVAGSGERADEDLAGGGYEEVALSLTAALAGVRDANLILNVRNRGAVPELGRDTVVETHCQVDGNGPRPLAANPLDPHCLALTRQVAAVERSTVLAATTASREQALLALACHPLVDSVTCAAALLEDYLSAFPELGYLR is encoded by the coding sequence ATGCGACTGGTACTGCTCGGCGGCGGCGGTTTCCGGGTGCCACTGGTGCACGCCGGGCTGTTGGCCGACCCGGACCGGCTGGTCGACGAACTGGTGCTGTACGACGTCAGCGAGTCCCGGATGCACGCCATCGCGGCCGTGCTCGAAGCGCAGGCGGCGGGTGCGTCCCGGCGTCCCCGGCTGCGCCTGACCACGGACTTGGACGACGCGCTCACCGGCGCGGACGTCGTCTTTTCCGCGATCCGCGCGGGCGGGCTCCGCGGCCGGGAACTGGACGAGCGCATCGCGTTGAAACACGGAGTGCTCGGCCAGGAGACCGTGGGTGCAGGCGGAATCTGCTACGCGCTGCGCACCATTCCGGTCGCGATGCGGATTGCCGAACGCGTCGCCGCGCTGGCCCCGGACTCCTGGCTGATCAACTTCACCAATCCGGCCGGGGTGGTCACCGCGGCGATGTCGGCGGTGCTCGGCGACCGCGTGATCGGCATCTGCGACTCCCCGGTCGGCCTGTGCCGCCGGGTGGCCGGCGCGCTGGGCGTGCCGATGGCGAAGGCCCGGTTCGACTACGCCGGCCTGAACCACCTCGGCTGGCTGCGCGCGGTACTGGTGGACGGCCACGACCGGCTGCCAGGGCTGCTCGCCGACGAGGACGCGCTGGCCGGTTTCGAGGAGGGCAGGCTGTTCGGCGCGCGCTGGCTGCGGGCGCTGGGCGCGGTGCCGAACGAGTACCTGCACTACTACTACTTCACCCGCGAGGTGCTCGCGCAGTCGCTGGCGCAGCCGGACACCCGCGGCCAGTTCCTGCACCGCCAGCAGGCCGGGTTCTTCGAACGGGTGGCCGGCGACCCCGGCGAGGCGCTCGGGCTCTGGCAGGCGACAAGGGCCGAGCGGGAGCAGACCTATCTCGCCGAGGGCCGTGCGGTCGCCGGGTCGGGCGAGCGGGCGGACGAGGACCTGGCCGGGGGCGGCTACGAGGAAGTCGCGCTCTCGCTCACCGCCGCCCTCGCCGGAGTCCGCGACGCGAACCTTATCCTCAACGTGCGCAACCGCGGCGCGGTACCGGAACTCGGCCGGGACACCGTGGTCGAGACGCACTGCCAGGTGGACGGCAACGGCCCACGGCCGCTGGCCGCCAACCCGTTGGACCCGCATTGCCTCGCGCTGACCCGGCAGGTGGCGGCGGTCGAGCGGAGCACCGTCCTGGCCGCCACCACCGCCAGCAGGGAGCAGGCGCTGCTCGCGCTGGCCTGCCATCCGCTGGTCGACTCGGTCACCTGCGCAGCCGCCCTGCTCGAGGACTACCTGAGCGCCTTCCCCGAGCTGGGCTACCTGCGCTGA
- a CDS encoding helix-turn-helix domain-containing protein, giving the protein MTITDNHVVPRQGTRPHPQQLSAPKSVNAIPPARTGPPAPSEFARSRPLWSTVPRELAERFRPQAEGMAKAMIREIQRAVPEYARPLDGPFGQAIIDGVRQAILCAVDNFGDPGAMRHDWVGMFRQLGKTEFEQGRSLDCLQSAYRVGGRVAWRHVAAFAQRNGVSADVVCVCAEAIFAYVDEISTLSIAGYAAAQAQAEGGRADNRRRLLQQILSGAPRSPRALAELARSAEWKVPDQVSLVALEPCDDEHQLGFLDLGAKVLIDLESPEPCLLVPEEELGGIEAALTRRGMRAAVGPAVPLDQATVSLRWARRTLELVRDGVLPNLPVSRWSEHLATHWLLTDQFLVGAISERSLAPLEGLTPKQRTRMSETLLAWLKTRGGAPELAALLDIHPQTARYRMRQLEELFGDRLNDSDERLNLEITLRAERLNEARRQS; this is encoded by the coding sequence ATGACCATCACCGATAACCACGTCGTACCCCGCCAGGGAACACGGCCACACCCCCAGCAGCTGTCCGCGCCGAAATCGGTGAACGCCATTCCACCCGCACGCACCGGGCCGCCGGCCCCGAGCGAGTTCGCCAGGTCGCGCCCCTTGTGGTCGACGGTGCCGCGCGAGCTGGCCGAGCGGTTCCGGCCGCAGGCCGAGGGCATGGCCAAGGCGATGATCCGCGAGATCCAGCGCGCGGTCCCGGAGTACGCCCGTCCGCTGGACGGCCCGTTCGGCCAGGCCATCATCGACGGCGTGCGGCAGGCGATCCTGTGCGCCGTGGACAACTTCGGCGACCCCGGCGCGATGCGGCACGACTGGGTGGGGATGTTCCGCCAGCTCGGCAAGACCGAGTTCGAGCAGGGCCGCAGCCTGGACTGCCTGCAGAGCGCCTACCGGGTCGGCGGCCGGGTCGCCTGGCGTCACGTCGCCGCCTTCGCCCAGCGCAACGGCGTGTCCGCGGACGTGGTCTGCGTCTGCGCGGAAGCCATCTTCGCCTACGTCGACGAGATCTCCACCCTGTCCATCGCCGGCTACGCGGCCGCGCAGGCACAGGCCGAAGGCGGCAGGGCGGACAACCGGCGCCGGCTGCTCCAGCAGATCCTCTCCGGCGCCCCCAGGTCGCCGAGGGCGCTGGCCGAACTGGCCCGCTCCGCCGAGTGGAAGGTGCCCGACCAGGTCAGCCTGGTGGCGCTGGAACCCTGCGACGACGAGCACCAGCTCGGCTTCCTCGACCTCGGCGCGAAGGTGCTGATCGACCTGGAAAGCCCGGAGCCGTGCCTGCTCGTCCCGGAGGAGGAGCTCGGCGGCATCGAAGCCGCGCTGACCCGACGCGGGATGCGGGCCGCGGTCGGTCCGGCGGTCCCGCTCGACCAGGCGACCGTCTCGCTGCGCTGGGCGCGCCGGACCCTGGAGCTGGTGCGCGACGGGGTCCTGCCGAACCTCCCGGTCAGCCGCTGGTCGGAGCACCTCGCCACGCACTGGCTGCTCACCGACCAGTTCCTGGTCGGCGCGATCAGCGAGCGCAGCCTCGCCCCGTTGGAAGGACTGACCCCGAAGCAGCGCACCAGGATGAGCGAAACGCTGCTCGCCTGGCTCAAGACCCGCGGCGGCGCGCCCGAACTCGCCGCACTGCTGGACATCCACCCGCAGACCGCCCGCTACCGGATGCGCCAGCTCGAAGAGCTCTTCGGTGACCGCCTCAACGACTCCGACGAGCGGCTCAACCTCGAGATCACCCTCCGCGCCGAGCGGCTCAACGAAGCACGGCGCCAGTCCTAG
- a CDS encoding DUF6801 domain-containing protein encodes MKSPRARKFRRALAAATGTTVLMLGGAVPALAGPVSLNLSYQCPFPLLGYQQLELKIDAVLPDDAAVGKLSSAITVHATATVPPRANDGLHLVDAATIEGTATAAATLNYPTDRKIGIALPLTMPVAQLPATGPFDVLAEGKAPRLLFRDPGTASVTVGDFRATLTPKKADGGPTGIGTFTSECTLLPGQNTTLGSFTIAG; translated from the coding sequence GTGAAGTCACCTCGTGCGCGCAAGTTCCGCCGGGCACTGGCCGCGGCCACCGGCACCACGGTCCTGATGCTGGGCGGTGCCGTCCCGGCACTGGCCGGGCCCGTCTCGCTGAACCTGAGCTACCAGTGCCCGTTCCCCCTGCTCGGCTACCAGCAGCTGGAGCTGAAGATCGACGCGGTGCTGCCGGACGATGCCGCCGTCGGGAAGTTGTCCTCCGCCATCACCGTGCACGCCACCGCAACCGTGCCGCCGCGGGCCAACGACGGCCTGCACCTGGTGGACGCGGCCACGATCGAAGGCACGGCGACCGCGGCGGCGACGCTGAACTACCCGACCGACCGGAAGATCGGCATCGCGCTGCCGTTGACGATGCCGGTCGCGCAACTGCCGGCGACCGGCCCCTTCGACGTGCTCGCGGAGGGCAAGGCGCCACGGCTGCTCTTCCGCGACCCCGGCACGGCCTCGGTCACGGTCGGCGACTTCCGGGCGACGCTGACCCCGAAAAAGGCCGACGGCGGGCCAACCGGAATCGGCACGTTCACCTCCGAGTGCACCCTGCTGCCCGGCCAGAACACCACTCTGGGCAGCTTCACCATCGCCGGCTAA
- a CDS encoding GNAT family N-acetyltransferase, which yields MDDLYPLRALGAAEFVDWARMTCNTYGQDWREGGLRNVRRTIELDRTLAAFDGDSVVGGAAIFSRSMTVPGAVLPVAGVTLVAVSPTHRRRGILTAMMRAQLAGLHESGEAIAALNAAEATIYGRYGYGIASRLVRFHGDKRAMGVRTDVDTGDGTIRLLDRDEARPLLEKVYDTARAGAVGWVERADRFWDARLYDEEHVRQGATALRFAVHREPDGATTGYAIYRLKPEWDDSGDVSSVQVIELATETEQAYAALWRFLVDIDGHFRLDYEGAVDEPLPHLLVDAAAVRSTVVPNLWVRLVDVDRALAARRYATALDVVLEVEDAFCPWNTGRYRLRADDDSVSCERTSAGADLRLSSAELGAAYLGGTTLASLAAAGRVTELRPGAVAACTRAFRGEREPFHPSGAAFPAF from the coding sequence GTGGACGACCTGTATCCGCTCCGGGCTCTCGGTGCTGCCGAGTTCGTCGACTGGGCGCGCATGACCTGCAATACGTACGGGCAGGACTGGCGTGAGGGCGGGCTTCGCAACGTGCGGAGGACCATCGAGCTGGACCGGACGCTGGCGGCGTTCGACGGGGACTCGGTGGTCGGGGGCGCGGCGATCTTCTCGCGGTCCATGACCGTTCCCGGGGCCGTGCTGCCGGTCGCGGGGGTCACGCTGGTCGCGGTCTCCCCCACGCACCGCCGGCGGGGGATTCTCACCGCGATGATGCGGGCGCAACTCGCCGGGCTGCACGAGTCCGGCGAAGCGATCGCGGCGCTCAACGCGGCGGAGGCGACGATCTACGGCCGGTACGGGTACGGCATCGCCTCGCGGCTGGTGCGGTTCCACGGGGACAAGCGGGCGATGGGGGTGCGCACGGACGTCGATACCGGCGACGGCACCATCCGGCTGCTCGATCGGGACGAGGCCCGCCCGCTGCTGGAAAAGGTGTACGACACGGCGCGCGCCGGCGCGGTCGGGTGGGTCGAGCGAGCGGACAGGTTCTGGGATGCCCGCCTTTACGACGAGGAGCACGTGCGTCAAGGTGCGACGGCACTGCGGTTCGCCGTGCACCGGGAACCGGACGGCGCGACCACCGGGTACGCGATCTACCGGCTCAAGCCCGAGTGGGACGACTCCGGCGACGTGAGCTCGGTGCAGGTGATCGAGCTGGCGACGGAGACCGAGCAGGCCTACGCCGCGTTGTGGCGTTTCCTCGTCGACATCGACGGGCATTTCCGACTCGACTACGAGGGCGCGGTGGACGAGCCGCTGCCGCACCTGCTGGTCGACGCGGCGGCGGTGCGCTCGACCGTGGTGCCCAACCTGTGGGTACGGCTGGTCGACGTGGACAGGGCACTCGCCGCGCGCCGCTACGCCACCGCGCTGGACGTGGTCCTGGAGGTCGAGGACGCCTTCTGCCCGTGGAACACCGGGCGCTACCGGCTGCGGGCCGACGACGACTCGGTCAGCTGCGAGCGCACCAGTGCCGGCGCCGATCTGCGGCTGTCCTCGGCTGAACTGGGCGCGGCCTACCTCGGCGGCACGACGCTGGCGTCACTGGCGGCCGCGGGCCGGGTGACCGAACTGCGGCCGGGCGCGGTGGCCGCCTGCACCCGCGCCTTCCGCGGTGAACGGGAGCCGTTCCATCCTTCCGGTGCGGCATTCCCCGCATTCTGA
- a CDS encoding Crp/Fnr family transcriptional regulator, translated as MQPADKGRPVHEKDLGFPSYIADLSIFKTLTPAEIRQVLRAGRRVTLPSGWPLISEETPGDLAYIVLEGTVSVWLGRTDVAELGPGSIIGETALRESRLRTATVSAVTAVRVLRLDGAALAGLTQRLPTFASAVEAQIAARSSQG; from the coding sequence GTGCAGCCTGCAGACAAGGGGCGTCCCGTGCACGAAAAAGACCTCGGCTTCCCGTCCTACATCGCCGACCTGTCCATCTTCAAGACGCTGACCCCGGCCGAGATACGCCAGGTGCTGCGCGCGGGCCGCCGGGTCACGCTGCCATCGGGCTGGCCGCTGATCTCCGAGGAGACCCCCGGCGACCTCGCCTACATCGTGCTGGAGGGCACCGTGTCGGTGTGGCTCGGCCGCACGGACGTCGCCGAATTGGGGCCGGGCAGCATCATCGGCGAAACCGCGCTACGCGAATCGCGGCTGCGCACGGCCACCGTGTCCGCGGTGACCGCCGTGCGGGTGCTGCGGCTCGACGGCGCCGCCCTCGCGGGCCTCACCCAGCGGCTGCCCACCTTCGCCAGTGCGGTGGAAGCACAGATCGCGGCCCGGTCTTCGCAGGGCTAG
- a CDS encoding carbohydrate kinase family protein, producing the protein MTWEACRDGEAPSVDVLLYGTVFLDIIMTGLSHPPAAGTEVWASGLGSSPGGIANLAVALSRLDLRTALAAAFGEDAYGDFCWDVLVNERVDLAHSRRFYGWHSPLTVSMAVARDRSMVTHEHPAPVTADEMLTPPPRARACFVDAGLESDEWVRTAKKNGSLVFADIGWDPTRRWGQALLRKLEGYDFFLPNAVEARGYTGCDDVPAAAAKLAERVPVVVVTRGGHGAYALDAGTGDEVEVDGLNVAALDPTGAGDVFSAGFVLGTLADWPLADRVHFANLCAALSVQHFGGSQSAPGWGDIAAWWRHVSQRDEQYLGGYRFLDELLPQPGFAPVGRASATIGLRCTR; encoded by the coding sequence ATGACTTGGGAAGCGTGCCGGGACGGAGAGGCGCCGTCGGTCGACGTTTTGCTTTACGGCACGGTATTTCTCGACATCATCATGACCGGACTGTCGCATCCGCCCGCCGCGGGCACCGAGGTGTGGGCGAGTGGTCTCGGCTCCAGCCCCGGCGGCATCGCCAACCTCGCGGTGGCGTTGAGCCGGCTCGACCTGCGTACCGCGCTCGCCGCCGCGTTCGGCGAGGACGCCTACGGTGACTTCTGCTGGGACGTGCTGGTCAACGAGCGGGTGGACCTGGCCCATTCCCGGCGTTTCTACGGCTGGCACTCACCGCTCACGGTGTCCATGGCGGTCGCCCGCGACCGGAGCATGGTCACGCACGAGCATCCGGCCCCGGTCACCGCGGACGAGATGCTGACCCCGCCGCCCCGCGCGCGAGCCTGTTTCGTGGACGCGGGCCTGGAAAGCGACGAGTGGGTGCGCACGGCGAAGAAGAACGGGTCGCTGGTCTTCGCCGACATCGGCTGGGATCCGACCCGGCGCTGGGGCCAGGCTCTGCTGCGCAAGCTCGAGGGTTACGACTTCTTCCTGCCCAACGCGGTGGAGGCCAGGGGGTACACGGGCTGTGACGACGTGCCCGCCGCCGCGGCCAAGCTCGCCGAGCGGGTGCCCGTGGTGGTGGTGACCCGCGGTGGCCACGGCGCGTACGCGCTCGATGCCGGCACCGGCGACGAGGTGGAGGTCGACGGGCTGAACGTGGCCGCGCTCGACCCGACCGGCGCCGGTGACGTGTTCAGCGCCGGCTTCGTGCTCGGCACGCTGGCGGACTGGCCGCTGGCGGACCGGGTGCACTTCGCGAACCTGTGCGCCGCGTTGTCCGTGCAGCACTTCGGCGGTTCGCAGTCCGCGCCGGGCTGGGGCGACATCGCGGCCTGGTGGCGGCATGTCAGCCAGCGCGACGAGCAGTACCTCGGCGGTTACCGGTTCCTGGACGAGCTGCTGCCCCAGCCGGGTTTCGCGCCGGTGGGCCGGGCGAGCGCCACGATCGGCCTCCGCTGCACACGGTGA